The Arachis hypogaea cultivar Tifrunner chromosome 14, arahy.Tifrunner.gnm2.J5K5, whole genome shotgun sequence genome has a segment encoding these proteins:
- the LOC112740705 gene encoding isoflavone 7-O-methyltransferase-like — MGSSILGPKEIEMFEGQALLYRQCCAYIDSMCIKWCVELNIADIIHNHGQPITLHHLVSTLQVPSSRVAAVRRFMRYLAHNGLFHIVRIHDENKQEKEAYGLTIASKLLVSSNDYCLSPMVKYATDPVTMGPLNQLKAWIYGEDNLSLFGMAKGMEFWEFLNINPKYLKSFNEAMACDSKMINLALRSCGLVFDGLESIVDVGGGIGTTAKIISEAFPKLKCIVFDLPQVVENLLGTNNLSFVGGDMFKSIPKAHAVLLKNIIHDWDEENCVKIMRNCKDAISSNGKRGKVIIIESVINEKQDKHEITEMKLKYDIYMTCNNGAQKTEEELKKIFIEAGFQGYKLFPIAGIVSLVEVYP; from the exons ATGGGTTCATCAATCCTTGGCCCCAAAGAAATTGAGATGTTTGAAGGGCAAGCTTTATTGTATAGACAGTGTTGTGCCTACATAGATTCCATGTGTATTAAGTGGTGTGTTGAGCTCAACATAGCAGACATAATTCACAACCATGGTCAACCCATTACCCTTCATCACTTGGTCTCAACATTGCAAGTTCCATCTTCCAGGGTTGCCGCTGTTCGACGCTTCATGCGTTACCTCGCACATAATGGATTATTTCACATA GTAAGAATCCATGACGAAAACAAACAAGAGAAGGAAGCATATGGTCTCACCATTGCATCAAAGCTCCTTGTTAGTAGCAATGATTATTGTTTATCTCCAATGGTTAAGTATGCTACTGATCCAGTTACAATGGGTCCACTCAATCAATTGAAGGCATGGATTTATGGGGAAGATAATCTCTCACTATTTGGCATGGCCAAAGGAATGGAATTTTGGGAGTTTCTcaacataaaccctaaatatcTGAAGTCCTTCAATGAGGCAATGGCTTGTGACTCTAAAATGATTAACTTGGCATTAAGAAGTTGTGGTTTGGTCTTTGATGGGCTTGAATCCATTGTGGATGTTGGTGGTGGAATTGGAACAACTGCTAAGATTATTAGTGAGGCATTTCCTAAGTTGAAATGCATAGTATTTGATCTTCCCCAGGTTGTGGAAAATTTGTTAGGAACCAATAATTTGAGCTTTGTTGGTGGTGACATGTTCAAATCTATTCCTAAAGCACATGCAGTTCTACTCAag AATATTATACATGATTGGGATGAGGAAAATTGTGTGAAGATAATGAGAAATTGTAAAGATGCTATTTCCAGCAATGGGAAAAGAGGAAAAGTGATTATTATAGAGTCTGTGATCAATGAAAAGCAGGACAAGCATGAAATCACTGAAATGAAGCTCAAATATGATATATACATGACATGTAACAATGGAGCACAGAAAActgaagaagaattgaagaaaatcTTTATAGAAGCAGGCTTTCAAGGGTACAAACTGTTCCCTATAGCTGGAATTGTGTCACTTGTTGAGGTCTatccttaa